Proteins encoded by one window of Rhodamnia argentea isolate NSW1041297 chromosome 6, ASM2092103v1, whole genome shotgun sequence:
- the LOC115743432 gene encoding uncharacterized protein LOC115743432 — MYGQGNYGHQTGQGPNAQHHLLPRPTSSQPLAAPSSVMHRPPPAVPPQINQLLPMSDQVPRGPPFQGPPTGMPNPTNPSHASLPQPPPILGRMPMAGPSGNSQHNLRYPLHVGTQNSHRFPTPSPPPPPPPLVQGHTTYWHPVNSQPKQPISVQGPPIPNTPPPPPPPPPPPPQPPLPHTSLSPVRPSPHFCRPLLPASSMSNISSSELALDGSGQRNDKVVTTEGRVVESLGKGYGSISALDRSTALEIDIHPAPPKPADEKITKRIETLCQFIAKNGPGFEDMARTRESANPEFKFLFGGEPGSDAAVAHEYYQWAKKTYTFGDKLQEGALNLRPSEAGISVQTKPFVMTSVVHPNSDSDMEMEDDITQVDMDQEIERPVEYHREDSDLVRDDHNGKEPTMPQIVQCTSPQDILCNKVLFSEVPGRSDYVHQGSGILPNQEWLLPGSPSNRICSDSNLPEPAGASIAKISTTVPANVSSPPIASPTVTRGRPFRLVQDYASDDGSENSAVPHSKEKHTMAELSVSSGYINKSDYTECRSESDLQVSNLGEIEQVGRPLSESGKSFVAPTRVSNVKTRIVETVATSSEIGLSDEPSDTNYNRQGTIRTAASSEAFARNNSLRSLSTGSHENCTSEKETGGEKLRPNSTAVQVDEFGRLVRKGASDSDSDDSLYSGRRHKKRERSRSRSQSPVGRRNRRRRSLQRTRDRRNRSRSWSPRGRRSKSRSPVLRHSKELGNDGMRRNKSRMPECFDFLRGRCYRGASCRYSHHEAEMERSKRQRRRAETPEMPLRSNKTDLENLSARVPYGGDSEVKNKPWQIHKNVPDGISDAVKHEKRDDSLGHASRAYVFSRDGIAGEDEPKNDKEGGVDMHLPYRQLVPEDDSSTRIPCTKKFEEGVGTHQPISVDRFIEQPLGGADSLKSRTDNAFQSARKNLLAVSSQSSPSRGGPQNANNLPQLDDSSQPLPDKIAAIISASESLPGIPHHPPQRPQHLSPFMQGAVTGNLQQVAGDHVVQQSPYASQCLPLSMLSCNQQPLVSAPQNSNWSSMLPPQPFPHVQYDSAVKGGAVGPALYTEFQQSHVSHTNISSQMLKPYPTGVPAHSHVGEFPPGAYSAEPVPGQSLKPREDYRSSTYVPGNIPGPPVAGPGSAGPAHPTEPQRYPSGSMPPPEVLKLSSQVHPYVQQQNPPPALRHGGSAFASPGGLSSSTFLPDGLGGKQTSALDYGRLRRSSHNPYASTFEQPLISKFSSGAFGQNYHSRYNTAFPFSHASVDGIGIGSVGSRQTTSSPKSATLMDRDLPRVGGDQYDPLFDSIEPSSSSVKKADRAHKAESVDDSDVILRTSDSNTPLDVEENNKRKEIGAFAPSISVDDDGFGETAEVEVGAVENASISNPIDAADATEFEMEIDQIKSPGKSKKRKDSRSMKLFKISLADFVKEVLRPSWRQGNMSKEAFKTIVKKTVDKVTGAMKSHHIPKSQAKINHYIDSSQRKLTKLVMGYVDKYVNV, encoded by the exons ATGTATGGCCAGGGAAACTATGGTCATCAGACTGGTCAAGGTCCTAACGCGCAACATCATCTCTTGCCTCGTCCTACTTCTTCCCAACCTCTGGCAGCACCGAGTTCTGTAATGCATCGGCCTCCTCCTGCTGTCCCTCCTCAGATCAATCAGCTCTTACCAATGTCTGATCAGGTTCCTCGAGGACCACCTTTTCAGGGTCCTCCTACTGGAATGCCAAACCCTACTAACCCGTCTCATGCCTCCCTTCCCCAGCCTCCGCCAATACTCGGAAGAATGCCGATGGCTGGCCCTTCTGGCAATTCTCAGCATAACCTACGTTATCCTTTGCATGTAGGGACTCAAAATTCTCATCGCTTTCCGACTCcctcacctcctcctcctcctcctcctcttgttcAAGGGCACACTACATACTGGCACCCAGTCAATTCGCAGCCTAAGCAGCCTATTTCTGTACAAGGTCCTCCAATCCCCAAtaccccacccccacccccgccgcctccgcctcccCCTCCCCAACCTCCACTTCCACATACTTCTTTGTCACCTGTTCGACCTTCTCCACACTTCTGTAGACCTCTGCTGCCCGCATCTTCTATGTCCAATATTTCTTCTTCCGAATTGGCACTTGATGGTTCTGGACAGAGAAATGATAAAGTTGTCACCACTGAAGGAAGGGTTGTGGAGTCATTAGGTAAAGGGTACGGATCCATTTCTGCATTAGATAGAAGCACGGCTTTGGAGATAGACATCCATCCAGCTCCACCAAAACCAGCTGACGAGAAAATCACGAAAAGGATCGAAACTTTATGCCAGTTTATTGCCAAGAATGGCCCTGGTTTTGAAGATATGGCTCGAACCAGGGAGTCTGCAAATCCTGAgttcaaatttctttttggtGGTGAGCCTGGAAGTGATGCTGCGGTTGCACATGAATATTATCAATGGGCAAAGAAAACATACACTTTTGGAGATAAGTTGCAGGAAGGTGCCTTAAACTTAAGGCCTTCGGAGGCTGGTATTTCTGTGCAGACCAAACCATTCGTTATGACTTCCGTAGTGCATCCGAATTCTGATTCTGACATGGAGATGGAAG ATGATATTACCCAGGTTGACATGGATCAGGAGATTGAAAGACCAGTTGAATATCACCGTGAGGACTCTGATTTGGTTCGTGATGATCATAACGGGAAAGAGCCGACAATGCCACAAATTGTTCAGTGTACATCACCTCAGGATATTTTGTGCAATAAAGTTCTTTTTTCAGAGGTTCCAGGTCGGAGCGATTATGTACATCAAG GATCTGGGATTCTTCCTAATCAGGAGTGGTTGCTACCTGGGAGTCCATCAAATAGGATCTGCTCAGACTCTAATCTGCCTGAACCTGCTGGAGCGAGCATTGCCAAAATATCGACCACTGTCCCAGCCAATGTTTCAAGCCCTCCAATTGCTTCACCAACTGTCACAAGAGGTAGGCCATTCAGATTAGTGCAAGACTATGCTTCCGACGACGGCTCGGAGAACTCTGCTGTGCCGCATTCCAAAGAAAAGCATACAATGGCCGAACTGTCAGTTTCATCTGGTTATATAAACAAGTCTGATTATACTGAATGTAGATCTGAGTCAGATTTACAAGTTTCAAACCTCGGCGAGATTGAACAGGTCGGTAGACCACTATCAGAATCTGGGAAATCATTTGTAGCTCCAACTCGTGTTTCCAATGTGAAGACTAGGATCGTGGAAACTGTTGCAACCTCATCTGAAATTGGGCTGAGTGATGAACCTTCTGATACGAACTACAATCGCCAAGGAACAATTCGCACTGCTGCGTCTTCAGAAGCTTTTGCTAGAAATAACAGCTTAAGAAGTCTAAGCACTGGGTCACATGAGAATTGTACGTCTGAGAAGGAAACCGGAGGAGAGAAACTAAGGCCCAATTCAACTGCAGTACAAGTGGATGAATTTGGGAGGCTGGTGAGGAAAGGAGCTAGTGACAGTGATTCTGATGATTCATTATATTCTGGGAGGCGTCataagaaaagggagagaagtcGGAGCAGGAGCCAGTCTCCAGTAGGTAGAAGGAATAGACGGAGGAGGAGTTTGCAGAGGACCAGAGACAGACGAAACCGATCTCGCAG CTGGTCTCCCAGGGGCCGAAGAAGCAAGAGCAGGTCTCCTGTTTTGAGGCATTCGAAAGAACTTGGCAATGATGGTATGAGACGGAATAAAAGTCGGATGCCTGAGTGTTTTGACTTCCTTCGAGGTAGGTGCTACCGTGGTGCTTCTTGCCGCTATTCGCACCATGAAGCAGAGATGGAGCGATCAAAACGCCAAAGGAGGAGAGCAGAGACTCCTGAAATGCCTTTACGCTCCAATAAAACTGATTTGGAGAATCTGTCTGCCAGAGTTCCATATGGTGGGGatagtgaagtcaagaacaAACCTTGGCAAATTCACAAGAACGTGCCAGATGGAATCTCTGATGCTGTTAAACATGAGAAAAGAGACGATTCTCTGGGACATGCCTCGCGAGCTTATGTTTTCAGTAGGGATGGTATAGCTGGTGAAGATGAACCCAAGAACGACAAGGAGGGTGGTGTTGACATGCACCTGCCATATAGACAATTAGTTCCAGAAGATGATTCTTCCACTAGAATTCCTTGTACTAAGAAATTTGAGGAAGGAGTTGGGACTCACCAGCCAATCTCAGTTGATAGGTTTATAGAGCAACCTCTCGGCGGTGCTGATTCACTGAAGTCTCGCACTGATAATGCTTTCCAATCTGCTAGAAAGAATCTATTAGCAGTGTCTTCTCAGTCCAGTCCTTCCAGGGGTGGGCCTCAAAATGCTAATAACCTGCCTCAGCTTGATGATTCTTCTCAGCCATTGCCTGACAAAATAGCTGCAATAATCTCTGCGAGCGAATCTCTTCCAG GTATTCCACACCATCCTCCTCAACGGCCTCAACATCTTTCCCCGTTCATGCAAGGTGCAGTCACTGGAAATTTGCAGCAGGTGGCTGGGGATCATGTTGTGCAACAGTCTCCTTATGCATCTCAATGTCTTCCTTTGTCCATGCTATCATGCAATCAACAGCCTCTTGTTTCTGCACCACAGAATTCCAACTGGAGCTCCATGCTGCCGCCACAGCCATTTCCACATGTACAATATGATTCGGCAGTGAAGGGAGGAGCAGTCGGCCCTGCTCTTTATACGGAATTTCAGCAGAGTCACGTGTCACATACTAACATCAGTTCTCAGATGTTGAAACCTTACCCAACTGGAGTGCCTGCTCATTCACACGTGGGTGAGTTTCCACCCGGAGCATACTCTGCGGAGCCGGTTCCTGGTCAATCTCTTAAGCCCAGAGAAGATTATAGATCAAGTACCTACGTTCCTGGCAATATACCCGGTCCACCGGTTGCAGGTCCTGGTTCAGCGGGGCCAGCCCATCCTACTGAACCACAACGTTACCCAAGTGGCAGCATGCCACCGCCTGAAGTCCTGAAGTTGTCTTCGCAAGTTCATCCGTATGTGCAGCAGCAAAACCCTCCCCCTGCTTTGCGACACGGTGGATCTGCCTTTGCATCTCCAGGAGGGCTGAGCTCATCTACATTTTTGCCTGATGGTTTGGGCGGGAAGCAGACTTCTGCTCTGGATTATGGAAGACTGAGAAGGTCTTCTCACAACCCTTATGCATCTACTTTTGAGCAGCCATTGATCTCCAAATTTAGTTCTGGtgcttttgggcaaaactaccACAGTAGATATAACACAGCTTTCCCTTTCAGTCATGCATCAGTTGATGGAATAGGCATCGGCAGTGTTGGATCAAGACAAACAACTTCCTCACCAAAATCTGCCACGTTGATGGACCGGGATTTACCACGTGTGGGTggtgatcaatatgatccaCTTTTTGACAGTATTGAACCCTCTTCAAGTTCAGTCAAGAAAGCTGACCGTGCACATAAGGCGGAATCAGTTGATGATAGCGATGTCATCCTGAGGACCAGTGATTCGAATACGCCATTAGATGTGGAAGAGaacaataaaaggaaagagattGGAGCCTTCGCTCCGTCCATATCTGTAGATGATGATGGGTTTGGTGAGACTGCAGAAGTGGAAGTTGGTGCAGTTGAGAATGCGAGCATCAGTAATCCAATTGATGCAGCAGATGCCACAGAGTTTGAAATGGAGATTGATCAGATCAAATCCCCTGGGAAGAGCAAGAAGCGCAAGGATTCTAGGTCGAtgaaacttttcaaaatttccctTGCAGATTTTGTGAAGGAAGTTCTACGGCCATCGTGGCGGCAAGGGAATATGAGCAAAGAGGCATTTAAGACTATTGTGAAGAAAACTGTTGACAAAGTAACTGGGGCTATGAAGAGCCACCACATACCGAAATCTCAAGCAAAGATAAATCACTACATTGATTCTTCACAACGCAAACTTACAAAACTTGTGATG GGATATGTCGATAAGTATGTCAATGTGTAG